A portion of the Jaculus jaculus isolate mJacJac1 chromosome 5, mJacJac1.mat.Y.cur, whole genome shotgun sequence genome contains these proteins:
- the LOC123460716 gene encoding keratin-associated protein 20-2-like, which translates to MCYYRRYYGGLGCGYGCGYGGYGSLCCRPLCCGRYWSYGFY; encoded by the coding sequence ATGTGTTACTACAGAAGATACTATGGTGGCCTGGGCTGCGGCTATGGCTGTGGCTATGGTGGCTATGGCTCCCTCTGCTGCCGCCCCCTGTGCTGTGGGAGGTACTGGTCCTATGGCTTCTACTGA